The DNA region GCACGGCGTCCAGCCCGCGCAAGACGGTGATCGATTCCGCGCCGTAATCCTGCTGCGGGAGGTCGTTCTTCAGTGCTTCCTGTGCCATGGTTCGACTATAGCAGACTGCGTTGGGTTTCGGCGGAATACCGTACTTCGGTGGGTGATTTTCTGGGCTTTTGAGCCCTTTTTCAGGAGCTAGGCCGGGGTCACGGTCGCATCCTCGATGTGGAAGCGTTTGGCGGCACTGCCGAGCGGCCCGAAGACCGAATCGTCGGTGCCGGTCATCCAGGCCTGGGCGCCCAGCGCCAGGATCTCGTCGAACAGCGCCTCGCGCCGCTGCGGGTCCAGATGGGCGGCCACCTCGTCCAGCAGCAGCAGCGGGGCGGCCCCGCGCTCCGCCGCCAGAAGGCGGGCGTTGGCCAGCATGATGGCGATCAGCAGCGCCTTCTGTTCCCCGGTGGAGCAGAGCGCCGCCGGCATGTCCTTCTGGGCGTGGCGCACCGCGAGGTCGCTCTTGTGCGGCCCCAGCGTGGCCCCGCCGCTGTCCGAATCGGCGCGCCGGCTGTCGCGCAGCGAGCGGCGCAGCGCGTCCTCGGCGGCCAGCGCCGGGCCCTCGTCGAGCCAGCGCTCCACCGTGCCCTGGACCGTCAGGTCGGCGCCGGGGAAGGGGCCGACGGCCCGCCCGCAGGCGGCGCGCAGCCGCTGCACCACGTCGCGGCGGGCGGCGGCCACGGCGACTCCGGTGGTCGCCATCTGGTCCTCCAATCCGCCCAGCCAGCCCTCGTCGCCGTTCCAGCCGCGGTGGCCCTCGCGCAGCAGGCGGGCGCGCTCGCGCAGGGCGTGCTCGTAGCGGCTGAGCCGCCCGGCGTGGGCGGGG from Azospirillum brasilense includes:
- the recF gene encoding DNA replication/repair protein RecF (All proteins in this family for which functions are known are DNA-binding proteins that assist the filamentation of RecA onto DNA for the initiation of recombination or recombinational repair.), giving the protein MDSPAALAVTRLTLTRFRGYDSARLEPDRRPVVLTGPNGAGKTNLLEAVSFLAPGRGLRGAKLSEVERIGGSAGDGAGAGWAVAAVLDTPTGPVEIGTGREIGPQAASGAERDRRVVRVDGHPAKGQTVLAEHVAVVWLTPQMDRLFLEGSSGRRRFLDRLVFGFDPAHAGRLSRYEHALRERARLLREGHRGWNGDEGWLGGLEDQMATTGVAVAAARRDVVQRLRAACGRAVGPFPGADLTVQGTVERWLDEGPALAAEDALRRSLRDSRRADSDSGGATLGPHKSDLAVRHAQKDMPAALCSTGEQKALLIAIMLANARLLAAERGAAPLLLLDEVAAHLDPQRREALFDEILALGAQAWMTGTDDSVFGPLGSAAKRFHIEDATVTPA